One window from the genome of Bartonella sp. WD16.2 encodes:
- the leuS gene encoding leucine--tRNA ligase, with protein sequence MTIERYNPRVREQQWQAVWDEKKIFQTSHDDGREKYYVLEMFPYPSGRIHMGHVRNYTMGDVVARYKRAKGFNVLHPMGWDAFGMPAENAAMQNKVHPKVWTYQNIAVMRGQLKQLGLSLDWSREFATCDVEYYHRQQMIFLDLYEKGLIARKVAKVNWDPVDHTVLANEQVVDGRGWRSGALVEQRELTQWFFKISDFSEDLLAGLERLDKWPEKVRIMQKNWIGKSQGLLISWALDKPNMADDICQAFDEVVCYSTRPDTLFGASFLALSIDHPIAQTLAQQDKELADFIENCRCGSTTTAALETAEKQGFCTKLLAVHPFDATVRIPIYVANFVFMDYGTGAIFGCPAHDQRDLDFARKYNLPVRAVVLPKDTDAKDFTISDTAYSGEGVMINSDFLNGFTVKEAFEAVAKRLEEQVLNGQPQGQRAVQFRLRDWGISRQRYWGCPIPMVHCTTCGVVPVARADLPVVLPDDVTFDKPGNPLTRHEKWQEVTCPSCGQLAKRETDTMDTFVDSSWYYARFITPQAQEPTDSQATAQWLPVQQYIGGIEHAILHLLYARFFMRAMKLSGHVSVDEPFEGLFTQGMVVHETYRDEQGWVAPEEVSIVEKDGKRQAYKLTDQSHVTIGSIEKMSKSKKNIIDPDDIIASYGADTVRWFMLSDSPPERDVIWTEAGIEGAHRFVQRIWRCVALSASVLKEVEPRTGHKGEALMLSKAAHRTLCAVEDDLEKLAFNRAVARLYELLNTMTPFLNKVENIDDEMKSALRQAMDFFFAMIAPIMPHLAEECHAAFGGKTLICELSWPVFDPALIVEEFITLPVQINGKKRGDITLCVTANKEEIEEAVLALECVKAQLVEKSVKKIIIVPQRIINVVI encoded by the coding sequence ATGACAATTGAGCGCTATAATCCACGTGTACGCGAACAACAATGGCAAGCAGTTTGGGATGAGAAAAAAATTTTTCAAACCTCTCATGATGATGGGCGTGAGAAATATTACGTTTTAGAGATGTTCCCCTATCCTTCAGGGCGCATTCATATGGGGCATGTGCGCAATTATACCATGGGAGATGTTGTTGCACGTTATAAACGTGCGAAAGGGTTTAATGTGCTGCACCCCATGGGGTGGGATGCTTTTGGTATGCCAGCTGAAAATGCTGCTATGCAAAATAAGGTGCATCCAAAAGTTTGGACCTATCAAAATATTGCAGTTATGCGTGGGCAATTGAAGCAATTGGGGCTTTCTTTGGATTGGTCGCGTGAGTTTGCAACGTGCGATGTGGAATATTATCATCGTCAACAAATGATCTTCCTTGACCTTTATGAAAAGGGACTGATTGCACGTAAAGTGGCCAAGGTAAATTGGGACCCCGTTGACCACACAGTTTTAGCCAATGAGCAGGTTGTGGATGGAAGAGGTTGGCGTTCTGGTGCTTTGGTTGAACAGCGAGAATTGACGCAGTGGTTTTTTAAAATCAGTGATTTTAGTGAAGATTTGTTAGCAGGGCTTGAAAGGCTTGATAAATGGCCAGAAAAAGTCCGCATTATGCAAAAAAACTGGATTGGTAAGTCACAAGGGCTTTTGATTAGTTGGGCTTTAGATAAGCCAAATATGGCTGATGATATATGCCAAGCATTTGATGAGGTTGTCTGTTATTCAACACGTCCAGATACTTTATTTGGAGCATCTTTTTTAGCACTTTCTATAGATCATCCGATTGCACAGACACTCGCACAACAAGATAAAGAACTTGCTGATTTTATTGAAAATTGTCGGTGCGGTAGCACGACAACTGCGGCACTTGAAACAGCTGAAAAACAAGGATTTTGCACAAAGCTTTTGGCTGTTCATCCATTTGATGCAACGGTGCGTATTCCTATCTATGTCGCTAATTTTGTATTCATGGATTATGGAACAGGTGCTATTTTTGGGTGTCCTGCTCATGATCAAAGGGATTTAGATTTTGCACGTAAATATAATCTTCCTGTACGAGCGGTGGTTTTGCCAAAAGATACTGATGCCAAGGATTTTACGATTTCTGACACAGCTTACAGTGGTGAAGGAGTCATGATTAATTCAGACTTTTTGAATGGTTTTACGGTGAAGGAGGCTTTTGAAGCGGTTGCTAAACGCCTTGAAGAACAGGTCTTAAATGGTCAGCCTCAGGGGCAGAGAGCTGTGCAATTTCGATTGCGTGATTGGGGAATTTCGCGTCAACGGTATTGGGGTTGCCCGATTCCTATGGTTCATTGCACTACTTGCGGGGTGGTTCCTGTAGCACGCGCTGATTTGCCAGTTGTCTTGCCTGATGATGTGACTTTTGATAAGCCTGGCAATCCTCTTACACGCCATGAAAAATGGCAAGAGGTGACTTGCCCTTCTTGTGGCCAGTTGGCAAAACGCGAAACCGATACAATGGATACATTTGTGGATTCTTCTTGGTATTATGCGCGTTTTATCACACCTCAAGCACAAGAACCAACAGACAGCCAAGCAACGGCACAGTGGTTGCCTGTTCAGCAATATATTGGTGGTATTGAACATGCGATTTTACATCTTTTATATGCACGTTTTTTTATGCGTGCGATGAAGCTTTCTGGCCATGTTAGTGTGGATGAGCCCTTTGAAGGGTTGTTTACGCAAGGCATGGTTGTCCATGAAACCTACCGAGATGAACAAGGGTGGGTCGCACCAGAAGAGGTTTCAATTGTTGAAAAAGATGGGAAGCGCCAGGCTTATAAATTGACTGATCAGAGTCATGTGACGATTGGTTCAATTGAAAAAATGTCGAAATCAAAAAAGAATATCATTGATCCTGATGATATTATTGCTTCTTATGGGGCAGATACGGTGCGCTGGTTTATGTTGTCTGATTCTCCTCCTGAGCGTGATGTTATTTGGACAGAAGCGGGAATTGAAGGAGCGCATCGCTTTGTACAACGCATTTGGCGCTGTGTGGCTTTGAGTGCCTCAGTTTTAAAGGAAGTTGAGCCGCGCACAGGCCACAAAGGTGAGGCTTTGATGCTTTCAAAAGCAGCACATCGTACGCTTTGTGCTGTGGAAGATGATTTAGAAAAGCTTGCCTTTAATCGGGCAGTTGCGCGCCTTTATGAATTATTAAATACAATGACGCCATTTTTAAATAAGGTGGAAAATATTGATGATGAGATGAAGTCAGCTTTGCGCCAAGCAATGGATTTTTTCTTTGCAATGATTGCACCTATCATGCCGCATTTGGCAGAGGAATGTCATGCTGCCTTTGGGGGGAAAACACTGATTTGTGAGCTTTCCTGGCCTGTTTTTGACCCTGCATTGATAGTTGAAGAGTTTATTACTTTGCCGGTGCAGATTAATGGTAAAAAACGTGGCGATATCACCCTTTGTGTGACAGCCAATAAAGAGGAAATTGAAGAGGCAGTTTTGGCTCTTGAATGTGTTAAAGCGCAGTTGGTAGAAAAGTCAGTGAAGAAAATTATTATTGTTCCACAAAGGATTATCAATGTCGTTATTTAA
- the ftsE gene encoding cell division ATP-binding protein FtsE produces the protein MIRFENVGLRYGMGPEILHDISFHIPHGSFQFLTGASGAGKTSLMRLMFLALKPTRGHIDLFGSDTALLKRQELPALRQRIGVVFQDFRLLDHMTTYENVALPLRIKGQEEATYRSEVEDLLQWVGLGNHIHALPPVLSGGEKQRVAIARALIDQPEILLADEPTGNVDSPLAKRLLRLFIELNRFGTAVVIATHDVTLMDQVAARRMILHNGRMTIYD, from the coding sequence GTGATTCGTTTTGAAAATGTCGGTTTGCGCTATGGGATGGGGCCTGAAATTCTCCATGATATAAGCTTTCACATTCCGCATGGATCATTTCAATTTTTAACTGGAGCATCGGGCGCGGGTAAAACATCCTTGATGCGTCTTATGTTTCTAGCCCTCAAACCAACGCGCGGTCATATTGATCTGTTTGGAAGTGATACAGCCTTACTTAAACGACAAGAGCTTCCTGCTTTACGGCAACGCATTGGTGTCGTCTTTCAAGATTTTCGCTTACTTGACCATATGACAACTTATGAAAATGTCGCATTACCTCTACGCATTAAAGGACAAGAAGAAGCAACATATCGTAGTGAAGTAGAAGATCTTTTACAATGGGTTGGTCTTGGAAACCATATTCATGCTTTACCACCTGTTCTTTCAGGTGGAGAAAAGCAAAGAGTAGCAATTGCACGCGCGCTCATTGATCAACCTGAAATCCTTCTTGCTGATGAACCCACAGGAAATGTTGATTCACCTTTAGCAAAACGCCTTTTGCGCTTATTTATTGAATTAAATCGCTTTGGAACAGCTGTCGTCATTGCCACCCATGATGTCACATTGATGGATCAAGTCGCAGCACGACGTATGATTCTTCATAATGGACGGATGACAATTTATGATTAA
- a CDS encoding YggS family pyridoxal phosphate-dependent enzyme, whose protein sequence is MSTLNASPINTIDAWKNLQQDIATTCKDYHRSLESVEFIAVSKTVTAEQIVPLLQAGQLLFGENRVQEATQKWPHLRQQFEAIKLHLIGPLQSNKVAEAVKIFDVIQTVDREKIAQKLSEEMHRQKKYLPCYVQVNIGLEPQKSGIPPQEVADFVTLCKDQYGLDIIGLMTIPPVEENSGPYFAFLAKLAKKAGVSKLSMGMSNDFKTALQFGANVLRIGTALFGQRPL, encoded by the coding sequence ATGAGCACACTCAATGCTTCCCCCATTAATACTATTGATGCGTGGAAAAATCTTCAACAAGACATTGCCACAACATGTAAAGACTATCACCGCTCATTAGAAAGTGTTGAGTTCATTGCTGTTTCAAAAACTGTTACTGCAGAACAAATTGTTCCACTGTTACAAGCAGGTCAATTACTCTTTGGTGAAAATCGTGTACAAGAAGCCACGCAAAAATGGCCTCACCTACGACAGCAATTTGAAGCTATAAAACTCCATCTTATCGGCCCTTTACAATCCAATAAAGTAGCAGAAGCTGTCAAAATTTTTGATGTTATTCAAACTGTCGACCGTGAAAAAATAGCTCAAAAATTATCTGAAGAAATGCACAGACAAAAAAAGTATCTTCCCTGTTATGTTCAAGTCAATATCGGATTAGAACCACAAAAAAGTGGCATTCCACCACAAGAGGTGGCCGATTTTGTAACCCTATGCAAAGATCAATATGGGCTTGATATTATAGGCCTGATGACAATTCCACCCGTTGAAGAAAATTCTGGCCCTTATTTTGCTTTTCTAGCTAAACTTGCAAAAAAAGCCGGTGTTTCAAAACTGTCTATGGGTATGTCAAATGACTTTAAAACCGCTCTTCAATTTGGTGCAAATGTCCTTCGTATTGGCACAGCTTTGTTTGGGCAACGTCCACTCTAA
- the lptE gene encoding LPS assembly lipoprotein LptE: MSLFKWVFCAGFACCLFMLLYGCSVEPLYRQKVQRGIQVGSQMGPQVGSQPGGTALHGKHAGVVSPDLAAKFATVVVEEPSDRFGQMVRNRLLFLMYGNGSKPSVPVYQLSLHTSVATHTSVQVEIYEDPDGMGRSSVGTVISRASYMLRDMNNVVVAQGKGAISASFDRFRQEYATVQAEENAQKRVAEELAEQIFMLLSKDLAKL, translated from the coding sequence ATGTCGTTATTTAAATGGGTGTTTTGTGCTGGTTTTGCTTGTTGTTTGTTCATGCTTCTTTATGGGTGTAGCGTTGAGCCTCTTTATCGTCAAAAGGTTCAAAGGGGGATACAGGTGGGATCACAAATGGGGCCGCAGGTGGGGTCACAACCGGGTGGTACTGCCTTGCATGGGAAGCATGCAGGTGTGGTTTCTCCAGATCTTGCTGCAAAATTTGCCACAGTTGTTGTTGAGGAACCTTCAGATCGTTTTGGTCAGATGGTCCGCAATCGTTTACTGTTTCTTATGTATGGCAATGGAAGCAAACCTTCAGTTCCGGTTTATCAATTATCGTTGCATACATCGGTTGCTACACACACATCTGTGCAAGTCGAGATTTATGAAGATCCAGATGGAATGGGGCGTTCTTCTGTTGGGACAGTGATAAGCAGGGCTTCTTATATGTTAAGAGATATGAACAATGTTGTTGTTGCTCAAGGAAAAGGAGCCATAAGTGCATCTTTTGACCGATTTCGTCAAGAATATGCGACAGTGCAAGCTGAAGAAAATGCGCAAAAGCGTGTAGCTGAAGAGTTGGCTGAGCAGATTTTTATGTTGCTTTCAAAGGATCTTGCAAAACTTTAA